A portion of the Thunnus maccoyii chromosome 20, fThuMac1.1, whole genome shotgun sequence genome contains these proteins:
- the h3f3d gene encoding H3 histone, family 3D, producing the protein MARTKQTARKSTGGKAPRKQLATKAARKSAPSTGGVKKPHRYRPGTVALREIRRYQKSTELLIRKLPFQRLVREIAQDFKTDLRFQSAAIGALQEASEAYLVGLFEDTNLCAIHAKRVTIMPKDIQLARRIRGERA; encoded by the exons ATGGCTCGTACCAAGCAGACCGCTCGTAAATCCACCGGAGGAAAGGCGCCTAGGAAGCAGCTGGCCACCAAAGCTGCCAGGAAAAGCGCGCCCTCCACCGGCGGAGTGAAGAAGCCCCACAGATACAG GCCAGGTACTGTCGCTCTGCGTGAGATCCGTCGGTACCAGAAGTCCACTGAGCTGCTCATCAGGAAGCTGCCTTTCCAGCGTCTTGTCAGGGAAATTGCTCAAGATTTCAAGACAGACCTGCGTTTCCAGAGTGCAGCAATTGGCGCTCTGCAG GAAGCCAGTGAGGCATACTTGGTCGGACTGTTTGAGGACACCAACCTGTGCGCTATTCACGCAAAGAGGGTTACCATCATGCCTAAGGACATTCAACTGGCCAGGCGAATCAGAGGAGAGCGTGCATAA
- the c20h16orf91 gene encoding protein CCSMST1 isoform X1, whose protein sequence is MSTTTGRVFAGLTRVALSRRIFVKDVTTTVSRVNSVRSLTLSCQRLARSKRPSNNEEVNNEPIKFSTSKASHRTWKVDRTMGSQFKRRGWDVLPFSLFGICFLLWCALRGETHIDGQLEKDLYEHLPGLLPDEEEEQAEDKPS, encoded by the exons ATGTCTACAACAACAGGACGAGTTTTTGCGGGTCTGACTCGAGTCGCTCTCAGTCGACGGATATTCGTTAAAGACGTCACGACGACCGTTAG CAGAGTGAACAGTGTGCGGTCCCTAACGCTGAGCTGTCAGAGGCTGGCCCGGTCCAAAAGACCCAGCAACAACGAAGAGGTGAATAATGAGCCCATCAAGTTCTCCACCAGTAAAGCCAGTCACAGGACCTGGAAAGTAGACCGCACCATGGGGAGCCAGTTTAAGCGGCGTGGGTGGGACGTCCTCCCCTTCAGCCTGTTTGGCATTTGCTTCCTTTTGTGGTGCGCACTGAGAGGAGAGACGCACATTGATGGACAGCTGGAGAAAGATCTGTATGAGCATTTACCCGGATTGCTTccagatgaagaggaggagcaagCCGAAGATAAACCGAGTTAA
- the c20h16orf91 gene encoding protein CCSMST1 isoform X2 yields the protein MSTTTGRVFAGLTRVALSRRIFVKDVTTTVRVNSVRSLTLSCQRLARSKRPSNNEEVNNEPIKFSTSKASHRTWKVDRTMGSQFKRRGWDVLPFSLFGICFLLWCALRGETHIDGQLEKDLYEHLPGLLPDEEEEQAEDKPS from the exons ATGTCTACAACAACAGGACGAGTTTTTGCGGGTCTGACTCGAGTCGCTCTCAGTCGACGGATATTCGTTAAAGACGTCACGACGACCGTTAG AGTGAACAGTGTGCGGTCCCTAACGCTGAGCTGTCAGAGGCTGGCCCGGTCCAAAAGACCCAGCAACAACGAAGAGGTGAATAATGAGCCCATCAAGTTCTCCACCAGTAAAGCCAGTCACAGGACCTGGAAAGTAGACCGCACCATGGGGAGCCAGTTTAAGCGGCGTGGGTGGGACGTCCTCCCCTTCAGCCTGTTTGGCATTTGCTTCCTTTTGTGGTGCGCACTGAGAGGAGAGACGCACATTGATGGACAGCTGGAGAAAGATCTGTATGAGCATTTACCCGGATTGCTTccagatgaagaggaggagcaagCCGAAGATAAACCGAGTTAA
- the LOC121887242 gene encoding G-protein coupled estrogen receptor 1-like produces MDMTMYVDYKVITENNFTVPLNDTVVSDFLQAASENHQHYMISLLLSSLYTIFLFPVGFFGNILILIVNLDHRGQLTAPDLYFVNLALADLALVADSLIEVFNLKQGYYERVSLCTFMNLFQQVNMYSSVFFLTWMSFDRFVALTGSVGRSMPRARLSCCLIWVSSSLLTVLPFAIAQAQHAGELHFCFANVSQIQWLEVTLGFLLPFCVLGLCYWRIAQVLQRSQREQQQRPRRQKALRMISAAVCVFFLCWLPENIFVSVHLLRGDTKGSTLRQDYPLTGHAVRLAAFSNSCLNPLIYSFLGETFKEKLRLFLQQKTRWAKMNQSPSGNSTYQPAASSCRCATREAANQFKHSSSNNLPQTVILPSNKNQLHTVGHTDIS; encoded by the coding sequence ATGGACATGACAATGTACGTGGACTATAAAGTCATCACTGAGAATAACTTCACTGTTCCACTGAATGACACAGTTGTCTCAGATTTTCTGCAGGCAGCTTCAGAGAATCATCAACATTACATGAtcagcctcctcctctccagcctCTACACAATATTCTTGTTCCCTGTTGGCTTCTTTGGGAATATCCTCATCCTCATTGTCAACCTGGACCACAGAGGCCAGCTGACAGCCCCGGACCTCTACTTTGTGAACCTGGCTTTGGCCGACCTCGCCCTTGTCGCTGACTCTCTGATCGAGGTGTTCAACCTGAAGCAGGGCTACTATGAGAGGGTCAGCCTCTGTACCTTCATGAACCTTTTCCAGCAGGTCAACATGTACAGCAGCGTCTTCTTCTTAACCTGGATGAGCTTTGACCGGTTTGTCGCACTGACCGGCTCCGTAGGTCGCAGCATGCCGCGCGCACGCCTCAGCTGCTGCCTCATCTGGGTGTCCTCATCCTTGCTCACTGTGCTCCCCTTCGCAATCGCTCAAGCGCAGCACGCTGGAGAGCTCCACTTCTGCTTCGCAAACGTGTCCCAGATTCAGTGGCTGGAGGTGACGCTGGGGTTCTTGCTGCCTTTCTGCGTCCTGGGTCTGTGCTACTGGAGAATAGCGCAGGTGCTCCAGCGCAGTCAGAGGGAACAGCAGCAGAGGCCTCGCAGGCAGAAAGCCCTGCGGATGATCTCTGCAGCGGTGTGcgtcttcttcctctgctggcTCCCAGAGAACATATTTGTGAGTGTTCACCTCCTGAGAGGTGACACGAAAGGCAGCACACTACGGCAGGACTACCCCCTGACAGGTCACGCAGTCAGGCTGGCGGCCTTCTCCAACAGCTGTCTGAACCCGCTCATCTACAGCTTCCTCGGGGAGACCTTTAAGGAGAAACTGAGGCTTTTTCTCCAGCAGAAGACCAGATGGGCCAAAATGAACCAGTCACCCTCAGGAAACTCCACCTATCAGCCTGCTGCAAGCTCATGCAGATGCGCAACACGCGAAGCAGCAAACCAGTTCAAACATTCAAGCTCTAACAACCTCCCACAAACTGTTATACTCCCCTCAAATAAAAACCAACTCCATACAGTAGGCCACACAGATATTAGTTAA